Proteins encoded by one window of Vampirovibrionales bacterium:
- a CDS encoding peptidoglycan-binding protein — protein sequence MRGLPPTGEIDARTLAALGFEVDQAASDAAANNSGFSSPGALSRESLGAVTGPWRGIAQAMFPDAPRGNIDAHLPAVLQALAEAGLTQTTMTLAALATIRAESAGFAPIGEYQSSYNTDPGGRPYGRYDFRRDLGNGAVGDGARYRGRGFIQLTGRSNYETYSQRLGLGDALTQNPDLANDPLIAARILAAFLADKAATIQKALAQGDFATARKAVNGGVHGLAQFTQAFQQGAQVCQANGAPIFV from the coding sequence ATGCGCGGTCTGCCGCCCACTGGTGAGATTGACGCGCGCACGCTGGCAGCCTTGGGCTTTGAAGTTGATCAAGCCGCCAGTGACGCCGCCGCCAACAATTCTGGATTTTCCTCCCCTGGAGCCTTGTCCAGAGAGTCACTCGGGGCCGTCACAGGTCCTTGGCGCGGCATTGCGCAGGCGATGTTCCCGGATGCGCCACGCGGCAATATCGATGCGCATCTACCCGCTGTGCTCCAGGCGCTGGCCGAGGCCGGACTGACCCAGACCACGATGACGCTGGCGGCGTTGGCCACCATTCGCGCCGAAAGCGCCGGATTTGCGCCTATTGGCGAATATCAGTCATCCTACAATACCGATCCGGGCGGACGACCTTACGGCCGCTACGATTTTCGGCGTGATCTGGGCAACGGCGCCGTGGGCGACGGCGCGCGCTATCGCGGACGCGGATTTATCCAGCTGACCGGGCGCAGCAACTATGAAACCTATTCACAGCGCCTCGGCCTGGGCGATGCGCTGACGCAAAACCCGGATCTGGCCAATGATCCGCTAATCGCCGCGCGCATTCTCGCCGCATTTTTAGCGGACAAGGCCGCGACGATTCAAAAGGCGCTCGCTCAGGGCGATTTCGCCACAGCGCGTAAAGCCGTTAATGGCGGCGTCCATGGGCTGGCGCAATTCACCCAGGCGTTTCAGCAGGGAGCGCAAGTCTGCCAGGCCAACGGCGCGCCGATATTCGTCTAA
- a CDS encoding DUF512 domain-containing protein gives MAGGKLSRAQRRYTGREMEIWIHSAAPGSPAQKAGLGPGDRILSINGRADLEDLFDWQFELCDTAYLELQVQRTGGTEETLIVEKDPDADLGLTFTSPVFSPIKTCNNACPFCFIDQQPPGLRASLYVKDDDWRLSYFNNTYITLTNLTPRDRQRMSAIRPGPLYVSVHATDPAIRARLLGDRPRGGDILAELRWLASLEIPFHAQIVVCPGINDGDALSQSLADLAALRPHALSVAVIPVGLTAHRAHLPTLTPVDAESARAVIARVEAFRSRPPQRRRKNDSLTDFVFLSDEFYYKVGLPIPAYGDYGDFPQLDDGVGTVRLLMDDFFALSPALPARLDPPCRALIPTGRLAVMALAPIVNRLNQIEGCYVDTLAVDSDFWGDRVDVAGLITGSDLIKTLRAHDLSGYDFAVIPSVMLKQDTRLFLDGLTVNDVCEQAGCRLEVVEDPYSAEELLARLGIILATSAPAT, from the coding sequence GTGGCAGGCGGGAAGTTATCAAGGGCGCAAAGGCGGTATACTGGGCGCGAGATGGAAATCTGGATTCATTCAGCGGCGCCGGGCTCTCCGGCGCAGAAAGCGGGCCTGGGGCCCGGCGATCGCATTCTGTCGATCAACGGCAGAGCCGATCTTGAAGACCTGTTCGACTGGCAATTCGAACTCTGTGATACAGCATACCTTGAGTTACAAGTGCAGCGTACCGGCGGAACGGAGGAGACGCTGATCGTCGAAAAAGATCCCGACGCAGATCTCGGTCTGACGTTCACCTCGCCAGTATTTTCGCCGATTAAAACCTGTAATAATGCGTGCCCGTTCTGCTTTATCGATCAGCAGCCCCCCGGCCTGCGCGCCAGCCTGTACGTGAAAGACGACGACTGGCGCCTGTCGTATTTTAACAACACGTATATCACCCTGACCAACCTGACGCCGCGCGACCGCCAACGCATGAGCGCCATCCGACCGGGGCCGTTATATGTGTCGGTCCATGCGACAGATCCCGCGATTCGCGCGCGACTGCTGGGCGATCGCCCGCGCGGCGGCGATATCCTTGCAGAATTACGCTGGCTCGCGTCGCTGGAGATTCCCTTTCATGCGCAGATTGTCGTCTGCCCCGGCATTAACGACGGCGACGCGCTGAGTCAGTCGCTGGCAGATCTGGCCGCACTCCGCCCCCATGCGCTTTCTGTCGCCGTGATTCCCGTGGGGCTGACGGCCCATCGCGCCCATCTGCCGACCCTGACGCCTGTCGACGCCGAGAGCGCCCGCGCGGTGATCGCCCGCGTAGAAGCCTTTCGAAGCCGCCCCCCTCAGCGTCGCAGAAAAAACGATTCCCTGACAGATTTCGTGTTTCTTTCAGATGAGTTTTATTATAAGGTCGGGCTCCCCATCCCCGCCTATGGCGACTATGGGGATTTTCCGCAACTCGATGACGGCGTGGGAACCGTACGCCTCCTTATGGACGATTTTTTCGCGTTGTCGCCAGCCCTCCCGGCGCGTCTCGACCCGCCTTGCCGCGCGTTGATTCCCACCGGGCGGCTCGCCGTCATGGCGTTGGCCCCTATCGTTAATCGCCTGAACCAGATAGAGGGTTGCTACGTCGATACGCTGGCCGTTGACAGCGATTTCTGGGGCGATCGCGTCGACGTCGCCGGACTTATTACGGGTTCTGACCTGATTAAGACCCTGCGTGCGCACGATCTCAGCGGCTATGACTTCGCCGTGATTCCGTCAGTGATGCTGAAGCAGGACACACGCCTGTTTCTGGACGGCCTGACCGTAAACGACGTCTGCGAGCAAGCGGGATGCCGCCTGGAAGTAGTAGAGGATCCCTACAGCGCAGAAGAACTGCTCGCGCGTCTGGGCATTATTCTTGCCACCTCAGCTCCCGCGACCTAA
- a CDS encoding DegT/DnrJ/EryC1/StrS family aminotransferase: MAEIRAEVDATIARALDATAFIGGDAVSSFEAAFAEYCGVARCVGVGNGTDALLAIFRALGVRPGDEVIAPAMSFIATLEPLMLLGARPVLADIDPVTMTLDPSQAAARLTSRTRALLPVHLYGQPADMTPLAALSEQHGLALIEDAAQAHGALYQGRRVGALGMAAAFSFYPGKNLGACGDGGAVTTQDPALAEAMARFCDHGRLTKYEHALAGVNSRLDALQAGILSIKLARLDGWNQRRQQWAERYRLLLEDVAEIALPQTREDRTHAYHQYVLRTDRRDDLARFLAQRGISTGLHYPLPLHLQPACAALGYAPGDFPHAESLATTCLSLPMFAELTEAEVDAVAQGVRAFFGYAAR; this comes from the coding sequence ATGGCCGAAATTCGCGCCGAGGTGGATGCGACCATCGCCCGCGCGCTGGACGCCACGGCCTTTATTGGCGGCGATGCGGTTTCCAGTTTTGAAGCGGCCTTCGCTGAGTATTGCGGCGTGGCGCGCTGCGTGGGCGTTGGCAACGGGACCGACGCCTTGTTGGCGATTTTCAGGGCGTTAGGCGTAAGGCCCGGCGATGAGGTAATCGCGCCTGCCATGTCGTTTATCGCGACGCTGGAACCGCTGATGTTGCTGGGTGCTCGTCCTGTTCTGGCCGATATCGACCCGGTGACCATGACTCTCGACCCCTCGCAGGCCGCTGCGCGCCTGACTTCGCGCACGCGCGCGCTTCTGCCGGTGCATTTGTATGGACAGCCGGCGGATATGACGCCGCTGGCAGCCTTGTCCGAGCAACACGGACTTGCGTTGATTGAAGACGCGGCCCAAGCGCATGGGGCTTTGTATCAAGGCCGTCGCGTCGGCGCGCTGGGGATGGCAGCGGCGTTCAGCTTTTATCCGGGTAAAAATTTGGGCGCCTGCGGCGACGGCGGCGCGGTGACGACTCAGGATCCTGCTCTGGCAGAGGCCATGGCGCGCTTCTGCGATCATGGTCGTCTGACCAAATACGAGCATGCGCTGGCAGGCGTCAATTCCCGTCTGGACGCGCTTCAGGCCGGAATCCTTTCGATTAAGCTTGCGCGGCTCGATGGCTGGAATCAGCGCCGCCAGCAGTGGGCTGAGCGTTATCGTCTGCTGCTCGAAGACGTTGCAGAAATTGCATTGCCTCAAACCCGTGAGGATCGCACGCACGCGTATCATCAATACGTTCTGAGAACGGACCGGCGCGATGATCTGGCGCGCTTTCTTGCGCAACGAGGGATCTCCACCGGGCTGCACTACCCCTTGCCGCTGCATTTACAGCCCGCATGCGCGGCCTTGGGATACGCTCCCGGCGATTTTCCGCATGCGGAAAGCCTGGCGACGACATGCCTGTCGCTTCCGATGTTTGCTGAATTGACTGAGGCGGAAGTCGATGCCGTGGCCCAGGGCGTCCGCGCATTTTTCGGGTACGCTGCCCGCTAG
- a CDS encoding hydroxymethylglutaryl-CoA lyase yields the protein MTETAWPDAARIVEVGPRDGLQNEAVLIATTDKAAFIRGLIACGLREIEATSFVNPKAIPQLADADSLMALLTDAPEAKASDVCLSALAANERGLDRALASGVSRIALFTAASDAFAERNIGQNVAQSLETFSRLAQRAQREGVSIRGYVSTCFVCPYQGEIEPEAVLHVSEALLTMGADEVSLGDTVGLAVPTDIERLLTRMLKTLPAQRLALHCHDTSGTALANITRAMQLGLTTFDASAGGLGGCPYAPGASGNVATEDVAYLMQRMGVETGVNLTALAAVSQRMESLLGRSLPSRQLQRLKTKSTPEARASGAD from the coding sequence ATGACTGAAACCGCCTGGCCTGACGCCGCGCGCATTGTCGAAGTCGGCCCGCGCGATGGTCTTCAAAACGAAGCCGTGCTTATTGCCACGACGGATAAAGCCGCTTTTATTCGCGGGCTCATCGCCTGCGGTCTGCGCGAGATTGAGGCGACCTCATTCGTCAATCCCAAGGCAATCCCTCAACTGGCCGACGCTGACTCGCTGATGGCTCTGCTCACGGACGCTCCCGAAGCAAAGGCCTCCGACGTCTGCCTGAGCGCGCTGGCAGCAAATGAGCGCGGCCTGGATCGCGCGCTGGCTAGCGGCGTTTCTCGCATCGCCCTGTTCACGGCCGCTTCTGACGCTTTCGCCGAGCGCAATATCGGCCAAAACGTCGCGCAGTCGCTGGAAACATTCTCACGTCTGGCGCAACGCGCCCAAAGAGAAGGCGTCTCGATCCGCGGATATGTATCCACCTGTTTTGTCTGTCCCTATCAGGGAGAAATCGAGCCGGAAGCCGTTTTACACGTGAGCGAAGCGCTGCTGACGATGGGAGCAGACGAAGTGTCACTGGGCGATACAGTTGGCCTTGCCGTCCCCACGGATATCGAGCGTCTGCTCACCCGTATGCTGAAAACCCTTCCAGCGCAGCGCCTGGCCCTGCACTGCCATGACACCAGCGGCACAGCGCTGGCCAACATCACGCGCGCCATGCAATTGGGCCTCACCACGTTTGACGCGTCCGCCGGGGGCTTGGGCGGATGCCCCTACGCTCCGGGCGCCTCAGGCAACGTTGCGACCGAAGACGTCGCTTACCTGATGCAGCGCATGGGCGTCGAGACGGGCGTGAATCTCACCGCTCTGGCCGCCGTCTCGCAGCGGATGGAAAGCCTTCTGGGTCGATCATTGCCCAGCCGCCAACTCCAGCGCCTTAAAACAAAGTCGACCCCTGAGGCGCGCGCATCAGGAGCCGACTAG
- a CDS encoding acetyl-CoA carboxylase biotin carboxyl carrier protein subunit: protein MTEHRFRLGAPGPDSPQVEVSTRREGDWLHATITQQSHTSHVTILGDLLAKKADRGLLTLQDGRRFRYEIVVCDREVWVWVSGRSVRFCIEEKSSSRPKRASASPGDAAETLTAPMPGVIRQTPAKPGERANRGQTLMVMESMKMELSIVAPFIGQIETLHVAAGQIVEQGAPLLTLRPATDPDADD, encoded by the coding sequence ATGACGGAGCATCGCTTTCGACTGGGCGCGCCCGGCCCCGACAGCCCGCAGGTGGAAGTTTCAACGCGGCGCGAAGGCGATTGGCTACACGCGACGATTACACAGCAAAGTCACACTTCTCACGTGACGATTCTCGGCGATTTGTTGGCGAAGAAAGCCGATCGAGGACTCTTGACGCTGCAAGACGGTCGGCGTTTTCGCTATGAAATCGTCGTCTGCGACCGCGAGGTCTGGGTTTGGGTTTCAGGCCGAAGCGTTCGCTTTTGCATAGAGGAGAAGAGCTCCTCGCGCCCCAAGCGCGCCAGCGCCAGCCCCGGCGACGCGGCCGAAACGTTGACAGCCCCCATGCCCGGCGTGATACGACAAACGCCCGCAAAACCCGGCGAGCGGGCCAATCGTGGCCAGACGCTCATGGTCATGGAATCAATGAAGATGGAACTGTCCATCGTTGCGCCGTTTATCGGGCAGATTGAGACCCTTCATGTCGCGGCCGGACAAATCGTTGAGCAAGGCGCGCCGCTGCTGACGCTGCGCCCTGCCACGGACCCTGACGCCGATGACTGA
- a CDS encoding ATP-grasp domain-containing protein, whose translation MRPIRKVLVANRGEIAVRILHALREMRIASLALRSDADRDALHAQLADDVADLPGESADQTYLNVDRILALCRERGVDAVHPGYGFLAENADFADACAQAGVTFIGPSPQALRTLGDKLLAKSAMATAGVSTIPGWSGHLQTNESEIAQQAQSIGYPILVKAAAGGGGKGMRRVNGPDELTQAWRAAAREAQNAFGDARVFLEKCLDGARHVEVQIFGDAEGGALHLFERDCSIQRRHQKIIEESPCPALSPQTRERMTAAALKAAQAVGYHGAGTVEFLLTPQDDFYFLEVNARLQVEHPVTEAVTGVDLVHAQLLTAQGLPPGFSQETLTTRGHAIECRICAEDPARGFLPVTGEIKVFRPPVIPGVRVDSGVQTGDRVTPHYDSMLAKVIVHAPSRAQALARMRAALDDFVILGVTTNLPLLQAILVDDAFTKGRYDTSFLSHRPDLLSPDGLADHPEDPRLALAAVIAAHAPSAQSSSKRTGGPVSPWRDNEGWRLGATGSQLP comes from the coding sequence TTGCGCCCGATTAGAAAGGTTCTGGTCGCCAATCGCGGCGAAATCGCCGTACGGATTCTGCATGCCCTGCGCGAAATGCGCATTGCATCGCTCGCCCTGCGCTCAGACGCCGATCGCGACGCCCTGCACGCCCAACTGGCCGATGACGTCGCCGATTTACCGGGCGAGAGCGCAGATCAAACCTACCTCAATGTAGACCGCATTCTGGCTCTGTGTCGCGAGCGGGGCGTCGACGCCGTGCATCCCGGCTACGGCTTTCTGGCAGAAAACGCCGATTTCGCCGATGCCTGCGCGCAGGCTGGCGTTACATTTATTGGTCCCTCGCCGCAAGCCTTGAGAACGTTGGGCGATAAACTTCTGGCAAAATCCGCAATGGCGACGGCGGGCGTCTCCACAATTCCAGGCTGGAGCGGCCATCTGCAAACGAATGAAAGCGAGATCGCGCAGCAAGCGCAAAGCATTGGGTATCCGATTCTGGTTAAAGCCGCGGCCGGAGGCGGCGGAAAAGGCATGAGACGGGTAAACGGACCTGACGAGTTAACGCAGGCGTGGCGCGCCGCCGCCCGCGAGGCCCAAAACGCCTTTGGCGATGCGCGGGTTTTTCTGGAAAAATGCCTCGACGGGGCGCGTCATGTCGAAGTTCAGATTTTTGGCGACGCCGAGGGAGGCGCGCTTCACCTGTTTGAGCGCGATTGCTCGATTCAGCGGCGTCATCAGAAAATCATTGAGGAGTCGCCGTGTCCGGCACTCTCGCCCCAGACGCGCGAACGTATGACCGCCGCCGCCCTAAAAGCGGCCCAAGCAGTCGGTTATCATGGCGCAGGCACCGTCGAATTCTTACTGACGCCGCAAGACGACTTTTATTTTTTAGAGGTGAACGCGCGGCTTCAGGTCGAGCACCCTGTGACGGAAGCCGTCACAGGCGTCGATCTGGTTCATGCCCAGCTATTAACCGCGCAAGGCCTGCCGCCGGGATTTTCGCAGGAAACGTTGACAACGCGCGGCCACGCCATCGAATGCCGCATTTGCGCGGAAGACCCAGCCCGCGGGTTTTTACCCGTAACCGGTGAGATTAAAGTATTTCGCCCACCGGTGATTCCGGGCGTTCGCGTGGACAGCGGCGTTCAGACAGGCGATCGGGTCACGCCGCATTACGATTCGATGCTGGCCAAGGTCATTGTTCACGCCCCCTCACGCGCGCAGGCTCTCGCCCGCATGCGCGCCGCGCTGGATGATTTCGTTATTCTGGGCGTGACGACTAATCTACCGCTGTTACAGGCCATTCTCGTCGACGACGCCTTTACGAAAGGACGCTATGACACGTCGTTTCTCTCCCATAGACCGGATTTATTGTCCCCGGATGGACTGGCAGATCATCCCGAAGATCCACGCTTGGCGCTGGCGGCCGTGATCGCCGCGCATGCGCCCTCAGCGCAATCCAGCTCAAAGCGAACCGGAGGACCCGTAAGCCCATGGCGTGACAACGAAGGCTGGCGTCTCGGCGCAACTGGGAGCCAACTCCCATGA
- a CDS encoding enoyl-CoA hydratase/isomerase family protein — MSASLDLTFRGRAAIIELRRADVHNALDGDTVIALHHALQQAMQHARARVIILRAAGPTFCAGADLRGMADASPINSARSVAEAQELAETLALLREGPKPTIARVQGNAFGGGVGLIAACDMSFSVPNCAFALTETRLGLIPAVISPYVLARLGPSHTRRLFLSGERINAAQACAMGLLHDISADETALDARIEETIDHLARGGPQALAQCKQLLATLTPIPSEIRATLCQWIADCRQSAEGQEGMRAFLEKRAPSWLTSERD; from the coding sequence ATGTCTGCCTCACTCGATCTGACCTTTCGCGGACGCGCGGCCATCATTGAATTGCGTCGCGCCGACGTCCACAACGCGCTGGACGGCGACACGGTCATCGCGCTGCATCACGCGCTGCAGCAGGCGATGCAGCACGCCCGCGCCCGCGTCATCATACTGCGAGCAGCAGGCCCTACGTTTTGCGCCGGGGCGGATTTAAGGGGGATGGCCGACGCCTCGCCTATAAATTCGGCGCGTAGCGTCGCCGAAGCCCAAGAATTGGCTGAAACGCTGGCGCTTCTCAGAGAAGGCCCCAAGCCCACAATCGCCCGCGTTCAAGGCAATGCGTTCGGCGGAGGGGTCGGGCTGATCGCCGCATGCGATATGTCGTTTAGCGTCCCGAACTGCGCGTTCGCTCTGACAGAAACCCGTCTCGGCCTAATCCCGGCGGTGATTTCGCCTTACGTGCTGGCGCGGCTGGGCCCCTCACACACGCGTCGCCTGTTTTTAAGCGGTGAGCGCATCAACGCTGCTCAAGCATGCGCGATGGGATTACTTCATGACATCAGCGCCGATGAAACAGCGTTGGACGCTCGCATTGAGGAGACGATCGATCATCTCGCGCGAGGCGGGCCGCAAGCGTTGGCGCAATGTAAACAGCTCTTAGCAACTCTGACGCCGATTCCGTCTGAGATCCGCGCCACGCTTTGCCAATGGATTGCCGATTGCCGACAATCAGCAGAAGGCCAGGAAGGCATGCGCGCGTTTCTGGAAAAGCGCGCGCCTTCATGGCTGACATCGGAGCGCGACTAA
- the rlmB gene encoding 23S rRNA (guanosine(2251)-2'-O)-methyltransferase RlmB, whose protein sequence is MPADASEMAAQSRVVGKNAVMALLQASPERVFKIIFEQDAKPDKRLDRIRELAESAGVAIQRAPWKKLAALAAQGQSADETEGGGAIPHQGVIAIVAPKPLLDLHGLLQKLQPQLAAGAWPRVMLLDGVTDPRNVGAILRVADAAGFSAVVMSKRDCPGFGPAVSKAASGADAAMDVAVVGNLTQAMEELKRGGFWSVGAVAEEPGARLYCQQDYAMPTVLALGAEGAGLSRLVREHCDFRVTIPMAGAVDSLNVACAAAVLAFDAQARFPAPNV, encoded by the coding sequence ATGCCCGCTGACGCGTCGGAGATGGCCGCGCAATCGCGCGTAGTCGGTAAGAATGCCGTCATGGCCCTTTTGCAGGCATCCCCCGAGCGGGTGTTTAAAATTATTTTCGAGCAGGACGCCAAACCCGATAAACGCCTGGACAGGATTCGCGAGTTAGCGGAATCGGCGGGGGTCGCAATTCAGCGCGCGCCCTGGAAAAAACTCGCGGCGTTAGCCGCTCAGGGTCAAAGCGCAGACGAGACGGAAGGCGGCGGGGCGATTCCGCATCAGGGCGTGATTGCAATTGTGGCGCCCAAGCCGCTGCTGGATCTGCACGGCTTGCTGCAAAAACTTCAGCCTCAACTCGCCGCCGGCGCTTGGCCGCGCGTGATGCTGCTGGATGGCGTGACGGATCCTCGGAACGTCGGCGCAATTCTGCGCGTGGCCGACGCTGCAGGATTTTCCGCCGTCGTAATGAGTAAACGCGATTGTCCTGGCTTCGGTCCGGCGGTTTCCAAGGCGGCCAGCGGCGCAGACGCGGCCATGGATGTCGCCGTGGTCGGCAATCTGACGCAGGCGATGGAAGAACTCAAGCGCGGCGGCTTCTGGAGCGTTGGCGCGGTGGCCGAAGAACCGGGCGCGCGCCTTTACTGTCAACAGGATTATGCGATGCCGACAGTGCTGGCGTTGGGCGCGGAAGGCGCGGGGTTGAGTCGTCTGGTGCGCGAGCATTGCGATTTTCGGGTGACTATTCCCATGGCGGGGGCCGTTGATTCTCTGAATGTCGCGTGCGCCGCCGCTGTGCTGGCGTTCGACGCTCAGGCGCGTTTCCCGGCCCCGAATGTCTGA
- the glnA gene encoding type I glutamate--ammonia ligase → MSQACASRPTPSVEDIVREARENRVKIVRLQFVDIHGLPKNMSVHVDQLERALNNEVMLDGSSIAGFRTIETSDMYFYPDRSTFKVLPWTEGDRGIARLICDIYNPDGTPFDGCPRNNLKRVLAEAEKLGFRYNVGPELEFFLFERDENGNMSTRTHDAGGYYDLGPDDRGEIVRGEVVDTLEKMGFEIEADHHEVAHGQHEIDFKYGEALSTADNVTTVKIITRKIAADNGLHATFMPKPLYGTNGSGMHCNQSLARLDGANAFNDPNGDYQMSQESMWFIAGLLKHVRGFTAITNPTVNSYKRLVPGYEAPVYIAWSTANRSALLRVPAKRGNATRVELRSPDPSANPYLAFAVMLMAGLDGVKNKLEPAAPLTANIYKLTELEREAHGVDSLPGSLNEALEELEKSDVAKEALGEHIYAEFIKAKRREWDEHRTYVSPWEIERYMPRF, encoded by the coding sequence ATGAGTCAAGCCTGCGCCTCGCGGCCTACTCCCTCAGTAGAAGATATCGTCCGCGAAGCGCGTGAGAACCGCGTTAAAATCGTCCGTCTGCAATTTGTGGACATTCATGGCTTACCAAAAAACATGTCCGTGCATGTCGACCAGTTGGAGCGCGCCCTGAATAACGAAGTGATGCTCGACGGGTCTTCCATTGCCGGATTTCGGACGATTGAGACCTCGGATATGTACTTCTATCCCGATCGTTCTACGTTCAAGGTCTTGCCCTGGACCGAAGGCGATCGCGGCATCGCGCGGCTGATTTGCGATATCTACAACCCGGATGGCACGCCGTTTGACGGCTGTCCGCGTAACAACCTTAAACGTGTGCTGGCCGAAGCCGAAAAACTCGGTTTTCGCTATAACGTGGGTCCCGAGCTGGAATTCTTCCTGTTTGAGCGCGACGAGAACGGCAATATGTCCACCCGCACCCACGACGCCGGCGGGTACTACGATCTGGGTCCAGATGATCGCGGCGAGATCGTGCGCGGCGAAGTCGTCGACACGCTGGAAAAAATGGGCTTTGAAATCGAGGCCGATCACCACGAAGTCGCCCATGGCCAGCACGAAATCGACTTTAAATATGGCGAAGCTCTTTCAACGGCCGATAACGTGACCACGGTTAAAATCATTACCCGCAAAATTGCCGCCGACAATGGCTTGCACGCGACGTTTATGCCCAAGCCCCTATACGGCACCAACGGCTCGGGTATGCATTGCAACCAGTCGCTGGCCCGTCTGGACGGCGCCAACGCCTTTAACGATCCCAACGGCGACTACCAAATGAGTCAGGAGTCCATGTGGTTTATCGCGGGTCTGTTGAAGCACGTGCGCGGCTTTACCGCCATCACCAACCCGACGGTCAACAGCTACAAACGGCTGGTGCCAGGCTACGAAGCGCCTGTGTATATTGCGTGGTCAACCGCTAACCGCAGCGCCCTGCTGCGCGTTCCGGCCAAACGCGGTAACGCGACGCGCGTAGAGCTGCGCTCGCCGGATCCCTCTGCCAATCCGTATCTGGCCTTCGCCGTGATGTTGATGGCTGGTCTGGACGGCGTGAAAAACAAGCTGGAGCCTGCAGCCCCGCTCACGGCCAACATCTATAAGCTGACAGAATTGGAGCGCGAGGCCCATGGCGTCGATTCTCTGCCCGGCAGCTTGAATGAAGCCCTTGAAGAGCTGGAAAAAAGCGATGTCGCCAAAGAGGCGCTCGGCGAACATATTTATGCCGAGTTCATCAAGGCCAAGCGTCGCGAGTGGGATGAGCACCGCACCTATGTCTCGCCGTGGGAAATCGAGCGCTACATGCCGCGTTTCTAG
- a CDS encoding 30S ribosomal protein S21: MAEIEVNPGESIESALKRFKKKIQKAGILSEIKRRERYEKPSVRRKRKSEAAKKRSR; the protein is encoded by the coding sequence ATGGCAGAAATTGAAGTCAATCCCGGCGAAAGTATTGAAAGCGCGTTGAAGCGTTTCAAGAAAAAAATCCAGAAAGCCGGTATCCTGTCGGAAATCAAACGCCGCGAACGGTATGAAAAGCCCAGCGTGCGTCGCAAACGCAAATCGGAAGCCGCCAAGAAGCGCAGTCGATAA
- a CDS encoding histidine triad nucleotide-binding protein, translating into MSSSDCLFCKIAAAELPADVVYRDDAVTIFRDIHPQAPTHLLIIPNRHVASASQVADPQVFASLFSAATAIAQDHALRDYRLVINNGAGAGQSVFHLHVHLLSGRALQWPPG; encoded by the coding sequence ATGTCATCGTCCGATTGCCTGTTCTGTAAAATCGCCGCCGCAGAGCTCCCGGCAGACGTCGTTTATCGCGACGACGCGGTGACAATTTTTCGGGATATTCATCCGCAGGCGCCAACCCACCTGTTGATTATTCCCAACCGCCATGTCGCCAGCGCCTCGCAAGTTGCAGATCCGCAGGTTTTTGCCAGCCTGTTCAGCGCCGCGACCGCTATCGCCCAAGACCATGCCCTGCGCGATTACCGCCTGGTCATTAATAACGGCGCCGGGGCAGGGCAATCCGTTTTTCATCTGCATGTTCACCTGCTCAGCGGTCGCGCCCTGCAATGGCCGCCGGGCTGA